TGTGGGACATTACACTTACTGAAGTAAACAAAGGACAAATGATAATAAATCGTATTAAAGAAAAATTAAGATCGTTATTCTAATTGACATTGATCGATCGTTCGATTATATTTTGTGTATGAAAAATAAATCCGAAAGCAAAGTGAACCTTATTTATCAGGCTACGATCGAACTTCTCAATGAAGGCGGTCTTTCTGAGATATCCATCTCAAAAATTGCTAAAAGGGCGAATATCTCCTCTTCGATCATTTATTTTTATTTTGAAAGCAAAGAGGATATGCTGATCAAATTGTATTTTATGCTCAAGGATCAAATGCACCAGCTCATGTTTCAAGGTATAACAGAGAGTACACCCGTAAAAGTGGGGTTTGAGAATATTCTGCGAAATTATTCAAGCTATATCTCAAATCATAAGGACAGCTTTTTGTTAATGGAACAGTTTATCGGTTCACCCTTTATACGTAAAAACTGTAAGGACCAAAATGGTGGTGTGTTTAAGCCAATGTATCCCTTGTTTAAGAGGGGAATTAAAGAAGGTTTTTTCAAGGATTTGGAAACGAATCTATTGGTCACATACTCCTGTATACCTTTTGTCGAAATGGGAAAAGAGTATTTAAATGGGGCGTATGAGTTCAGTTCAATAAATATTGAGAAAATGATTCAAATGAGCTGGGATGCCATTAAAGCATAATCAGCTCATTTTTTATAATATATTTTGATCGATCGTTCGATATATTTTTTTAAAATATTTTGATCGATCGTTCGATAAAATTAAGGAGGAACAATTCTTACATGAAGAACTACAAATGGATTATTTACTTGCTTGCATTAGGTGCTACCGTGGTCGGAACGGCCGAATCAATTATTACAGGTATTCTGGACATGGTTGCCAATGATATCAATGTCTCTATTGGCTTGGCTGGACAATTGGTTGCCATGTATTCTATAGCCTACGCGGTAGGAACGCCAATTCTGATCGCGCTCACTTCAAAAACAGATCGGAAAAAGCTGCTGTTCTTATCACTTCTTATCTTCATCATCGGTAATGCCATCTCTGTCCTGAGCCCTAACTTTATTATATTGATGATATCCCGTGCTATTTTGGGTGTGAGCGCGGGGGTATTCGCGGTAGTGGCTTTAGGGATTGCCGCACAAATTGCTCCTCCAGAGAAAAGAGGAAGTGCGATTGGCACGATCTTAATGGGTACGAGTCTTGCGCTCGTCGTCGGCCTTCCTCTAGGAACCTTAATCGGTGAGTATATGGGGTGGCGTTGGATCTTCGCAATTCTTGGAATTATCACCATCATTCCTATTATTGCGATTGTAAAAGCGGTACCTAAAATGTCTGGACGAGAAACGATTCCTTTATCCAAGCAATTGGCTATTCTCAAAGATTTCAAAGTAATCAGCGGTTTATTAGCTTCCTTGTTCTTTATCACCGGTTACTCGGTTGTTTCCACATACATTGCGCCATTACTACGCGAAAATGCTGGTCTCAATACCAATACGATTAGTCTCGTCTTGCTTGGCATGGGTTTAATGGCTGTTGTTGGAGCACGTGTTGGAGGCTACGGCGCTGATAAATGGGGAATTGCCCCTACACTGATTGTCAGTCTGTTGATTCATGTTATTGCCTTGTTCTTCCTCCCGTTAGCTGCGGTAACTTTTGTAGGTGCCATGTTTATTTTAGCACTCTGGATGCTAGGAGCTTGGACAACTGCTCCTGCACAACAGTTCTATCTAGTAACTATGGCTCCTAAATCAACTGAAATTATACTGAGCTTGAACTCATCCGCCTTTCATCTTGGTGTTGCCCTAGGTGCAGCTTTGGGCGGAGTGGTTGTAGAGCGGTTAACCTTGTCGTCGATCGGCTGGGTTGGTGGATTAGTCGTTATACTTGCTACTTTATTTGCAGTGATTTCTATTTTAATGGGAAAGAGAAAAGAGAATTAAGATCAAGAGGGTTGGAAGTATCTAATCGTGTTATTTGGATGCTTTTGGAATTTTGAAGAATGCGGAACCCACATTAAAGCATTGATTGTTAATCATATTCGACAAAAGTATTCAAAAAACGACATTGATAACCGATTAAGTAAGAACAGAACACTCTCGAGAAGTGTTCTGTTCTTTATTACGATCATAGAAGGAGATGTCAAATGAAAAACATCAAAGTGAAGCTAGCCGTATTTTTGTTTATTCTGCTAGGTTCAACCTCATTTCAATTCATCCAAGCAGCTCCTACAGTTGTTGAGAAGTTTGAGGTCGTAGATTATTGGTATCCTGATGTGCGAATGTACCCTATCATTGTTTTAGCTGAATATAATAATGGAGTTTATGAAACAAGGCCGAACGGAGCAGGTTTACCTGATGGTATTTTAGCTTATTGCTTTGATAGGGCTAGAAAATATCCACTTACGAAATATCTTTCCGGTTATCGTACCGGTGAAGAGTTCTTTTCTCCACTTAAAGAAATTAACAACTACTCCATTAATGGAAGGGCGATTAATGGGGATATGATAAGAGCGATCCTGCTCAATGGTTTTCCCACGAAAAGTGTTGCAGACATACAGTTGGCCACTGGTATTACTGGTTTGGACGACAAGATGTCACTTTGGGCTACGCAATTTGCCATTTGGCATTACACTAATGGAGCGACTTTGGCTAACTGGCGTATTCAGCATTATCCGCCAACACCAGCGGGAGAGGATTTGTTTAATTACTACATCAGTTTAAATCCTATAGGGTCAACGTATACAGAAACGGATGTAGATGTATTTGATCAGCAATTATCAATTGATGCGAATGACAACCTTGTTGTATCAGTATCCTATAGAGCAACAGAAAAGAACTATGATGGAACTGTCATTTTACCATTAGTCCAGCTTGATAGTCCTACAGCGGCTAGATATCCAAATGCGACTGTAGTTGATTCAACATACAATAATGTAAGTCTTGACAGTAGGACGATCACGATTACAATCGCTAACGGCGATTATGATGATACGGCTTCGGATGTAGATATTGGACTCCAATATAAGCTGCGTCAATCTGTCAAAGATGTGTTCTTCGCTTCGTCAGCGACATATGTTGCTGACATTCAAGATTTAGGTGCGGTCGCAGTCAATGTATTGGATGTGCAAAGAAACGTACAATTGAAATTTAATATTCCCGTGACGCCGCCGCCAACACCAACGCCAACGCCGACACCAACGCCGACACCAACACCAACACCGACACCGACACCAACACCGACGCCGACGCCGACGCCATCAGAAGAACCAGAACTGGTAGAAGAGCCAACACCAACGCCAACACCAACAGAAGAACCAGAACTCGTAGAAGAGCCAACGCCAACATCAACAGACGAACCAGAACTGGTAGAAGAGCCAACGCCAGCACCACTTGAACTGAAAATCGAACAGAAAGGAATAAACGTGCTTCCTAAAACAGGTGAGGCTAGTAAAGCTTTATTTTATGTTGCAGGAGCGGTATTTATTGTCGCAGCTTTGTGGCTATTAAGAAGAAGAGATAGAGTGGGTAGAGGTTGAATAAATGATGCGCTTTGAAAAAATGGCCGAAAGCTACTCGAAAGAGGGCTGACAATCCAGAGGCACTCATTCTGGATGATCCGCTCTCCTATGACGAAACCGATTATTACGAGGACGGCTTCTCTCTCAAGGGTCATCACGACCTTGCTCTTCTGCTGGCAAGTATCAAAGACAAGGCGATGGTGCTATACAGCAAGGGAGAATGGCGTTCATCCGGCATGATATGTTGAAAGAGTCTGCTCTATCGGACTTGCCTCAATTGTCGGAAAATGCGCTTGATCAGGATTCTTTGGTGGAGAAGGCGTTCAAAAAAGGGAATGAAAAATAGAATGCCCGGGCTTCGAGATTTCTCGAAGTTAAATCAAGTACATCCATCGCACCCGAACTCGCTCGCCTATCTGCAGTTGTACTCTCCCTTACCGACTATAAGCTGTCGTTTGGGCGTATGACCTACCCACACCAGCTGATGCGGGTGCTTCTTGTGCAGGTTTACCGAGCTTTTAAGATTAATAGGGGGGAACAATATCATAAGTGACGGCGGAAAATTTGGGTGTGAGCAAGATGGAGGAAAGTTTAGAAGTACGTGATATGAAGAAATTTACAGCCTCTGGGACCTTCAGTTTCAGGGGTTTTAGTTCATTTTACTAGAGAAAAGACCACTATCTTCCAATTTATGGTATGCTGGGATTGGTAATTGGTTTCAGATACAAGACTATAGTATTGGTACTCATGAAGTCCGGGAATAGAACGTTAACTGCAATTCGGCAAGGGGGAAATTTCATGGATGATCTCATTAACAAAATCATTGAGGATATCAATAAAACGGGATATCCAACTGAAATGAAAGTAGTAAATATCTTCCAAAAAAGAAAGTGGAGTTGTAGTGAAAATCAATATTTCATTGACCAAGATGAACATAAGGGACGGGAAATTGATTTAAAGGTTCATACTAATAAATATTACGAGGAATCAGGCCCAATATGTTGTTGGTCTATGTTATCTGTAGAAATAAAAAAATCTGAAAAACCATGGGTTATATTTACTACCAACAGACGGAGGACTGATACTGGTGGATATGGATTACTAAATCATCGCAATAATATTAACAGCTCCATCTTGAGTTACAACAAAATAATGAATAAATATCCTGGTAAATCTACTAAGATAGGTTGAAATGAATATGTAGCTTTAGCAAAGGATGGCCATCCCCAAATATACAATGCTATTCTTTCAGCAGTTAAGTCAGCCATTGAAGAGCATAGATTAGCTGAAGATCATAAAGAAGCTTATAACAATAGTTCATTTGATATTGCCTTCTATACACCTGTTGTTATTTTGAGTGGAAAGCTATTTGAAGCTTACTTAAATTCTGACAACGAAATTGAAATCAATCCTTCTAATCATATTGTATATAATTTAAATTATGCTTCTCCAAGCTATAATAGAAAATCTTACTTAGTTGACATTGTTACAGTCGAAGGTCTGGAAGAGTATATAAATTCTCATGAAAGATGGCTCCAATATATGAATAATAAGATTAGGAATTCAGTAACTCAAGAAGGCTGAATAGCAGATAATACCGTATTCACGCTGTGGAGCTGACGCTCCTTGTCCCGGTTTCAACTTCAGATATGAGGATGCCATAGTTCATGCGGCTGGTGCTGGCGGAGCAGGTTTATCGGGCGATTAGTTTAATCGGAGTAATAGTGCCATAGGTGACTGTGAAATTAGGATGTTGAGGGAGGGAGGGTGAAGAGGTACCTAGATATATTTAACCCCTTAGAGATGTATTCTAAGGGGTTATTGCACAATAGGCTTGATATTGTTTTTTTATATCCGTGGTATAATATGGTATAAAAAAAGGCTATATGTTCGTAAACTTGCGTATAGCTGCCCCAGTCGGAGGTATAAAGGATCTCGGATACATTATAATGCGGGAACGTTATAGAAGATAGATGAAGATGTCTCGAATTTAGTGTAGGAGGGGTATTAGTGGGGAATAGAATGGATGAGGCATTTCAAACTTGGAAAAAAAGAGTAAGAAATGATCGCATAAATGCGATATGTAAGCCTTGTTGGGAGTTAAACTACTGTCCTTACGGGTCGCTTGTCGAAAGCTTTCCTATAACTGAAAACGAGGAATATCGTTGTAGAGTTTTTGGACATGTATGCCCAGTGTTTATCGTTGCTGAACCATTTACAGAAACCAAAAAAATTCGGAATATTACGAGAAATATACCCCAACCAGTTAAATTCAAAGTCTTCAGGAGGGATAATCAAGTTTGTCAAGAGTGTGGAAAAAATGTGGGGTTTGAAGAAATAAACTTTGATCACATAATTCCTTGGTCTAAGGGTGGTTCGTCTGATGAACGCAATATTCGATTACTTTGCGAAACATGTAATAAAAAGCGAGGAAGTGATTATGAAGAAGAATATCTAACACCAGTATTCCAAGAAATATTCTACGAGCCAACCCCAATAGATCTTTCAATGCTCGAAGATTTATTAAGGTTAGTAGCGTTATGGTTCTATATGCATAACAAAATGGGGTTCCCTCCGAAGGAAACGGAGTACTGTAAGATAATTCAAACCGATGATATTGAAACTGATAAGTTTATGTTTTTTCTGGTTTCACAAGTTGTGGAATTACTAACAAGTCAAGAATCGTTTATAAATGTAAAAAAGAAAATGAAGGCTCTCCAGTTTCGATGGGGATTCAAAGATGGACAAAACCATATAATTATTGAAACGTGCAAGAAATTTAAAATTGATATGAAATACTATGTTGATTCGGAAATGCTTGTGCTAAGAAGATTAGGATTTATTCTAAAAAAAGATCTTCAAGACTTAAATACATATTACGAATTGGATGTAAAAATAGATCAATTCCTTGAAGAAAATCAGATACTTTTATAGGTTATGAAGCTTGTTTCTCCTCATTCTGTGAATGCTTCGTTCATTGACAATATCGCTATGATCGGAGAGGGGAATTTCCTCATTGATAATACAACATTAGGTGGGGATAACATTGAGTGATGTTGCTAAAAACCAGCATTATATACCACAGAGTGTATTAAATTGGAGGAATTTATCATTATGTGTCGAAAAGTTCCTTATAGAAACAAGCAATTAAGATACAAATTCTTGTTGGAATGGGCAACAAGTGCGAAGTGGATTCTGATCTTTTAGTATCCTATAGCCCAACACAGAAACTATAAATGAAAGTGGAGGCGCACTATGGATTTAAGCACGTGGCTAAGTATTATCGGAATTATTATCACTTGTGTAGGATTGTTTGTGACAGTTAACAAGACGAAAACAATACACAAAAATAGTCACAACAGCAATATCACCGACAGCTTTAATACAACAAAAAACGTTGATAAACGAAAAACCACATACGAGCTTCACGAACACCATGAGCATCATCATCACACCACGAATCACCCTTCGACCGCTAACAGCGAGAATTATGAAATGGGGAAGGCTATAGCATTAGGTTTCGGTGCGCTCGCTGTGTTTGGGGTAGCAATATTCTTTTACATCAAATATAAATCGATGATTATTGAGATTGCCACTGGAGTAATGATTGTGGGCGTACTAACTGCGGTTCTTGTCGCTTATTTCAAAGAATCGATCTCCAATGGATATAAATATTATTTG
This portion of the Cohnella abietis genome encodes:
- a CDS encoding TetR/AcrR family transcriptional regulator, with the protein product MKNKSESKVNLIYQATIELLNEGGLSEISISKIAKRANISSSIIYFYFESKEDMLIKLYFMLKDQMHQLMFQGITESTPVKVGFENILRNYSSYISNHKDSFLLMEQFIGSPFIRKNCKDQNGGVFKPMYPLFKRGIKEGFFKDLETNLLVTYSCIPFVEMGKEYLNGAYEFSSINIEKMIQMSWDAIKA
- a CDS encoding MFS transporter: MKNYKWIIYLLALGATVVGTAESIITGILDMVANDINVSIGLAGQLVAMYSIAYAVGTPILIALTSKTDRKKLLFLSLLIFIIGNAISVLSPNFIILMISRAILGVSAGVFAVVALGIAAQIAPPEKRGSAIGTILMGTSLALVVGLPLGTLIGEYMGWRWIFAILGIITIIPIIAIVKAVPKMSGRETIPLSKQLAILKDFKVISGLLASLFFITGYSVVSTYIAPLLRENAGLNTNTISLVLLGMGLMAVVGARVGGYGADKWGIAPTLIVSLLIHVIALFFLPLAAVTFVGAMFILALWMLGAWTTAPAQQFYLVTMAPKSTEIILSLNSSAFHLGVALGAALGGVVVERLTLSSIGWVGGLVVILATLFAVISILMGKRKEN
- a CDS encoding TQXA domain-containing protein → MKNIKVKLAVFLFILLGSTSFQFIQAAPTVVEKFEVVDYWYPDVRMYPIIVLAEYNNGVYETRPNGAGLPDGILAYCFDRARKYPLTKYLSGYRTGEEFFSPLKEINNYSINGRAINGDMIRAILLNGFPTKSVADIQLATGITGLDDKMSLWATQFAIWHYTNGATLANWRIQHYPPTPAGEDLFNYYISLNPIGSTYTETDVDVFDQQLSIDANDNLVVSVSYRATEKNYDGTVILPLVQLDSPTAARYPNATVVDSTYNNVSLDSRTITITIANGDYDDTASDVDIGLQYKLRQSVKDVFFASSATYVADIQDLGAVAVNVLDVQRNVQLKFNIPVTPPPTPTPTPTPTPTPTPTPTPTPTPTPTPTPSEEPELVEEPTPTPTPTEEPELVEEPTPTSTDEPELVEEPTPAPLELKIEQKGINVLPKTGEASKALFYVAGAVFIVAALWLLRRRDRVGRG
- a CDS encoding HNH endonuclease — encoded protein: MGNRMDEAFQTWKKRVRNDRINAICKPCWELNYCPYGSLVESFPITENEEYRCRVFGHVCPVFIVAEPFTETKKIRNITRNIPQPVKFKVFRRDNQVCQECGKNVGFEEINFDHIIPWSKGGSSDERNIRLLCETCNKKRGSDYEEEYLTPVFQEIFYEPTPIDLSMLEDLLRLVALWFYMHNKMGFPPKETEYCKIIQTDDIETDKFMFFLVSQVVELLTSQESFINVKKKMKALQFRWGFKDGQNHIIIETCKKFKIDMKYYVDSEMLVLRRLGFILKKDLQDLNTYYELDVKIDQFLEENQILL